One genomic region from Patagioenas fasciata isolate bPatFas1 chromosome 24, bPatFas1.hap1, whole genome shotgun sequence encodes:
- the LOC136111524 gene encoding transmembrane protein 45B-like: MPTTFLGSALRGTCFFIFGFWWSVRYPLKYLRRKANAESQPSQGVQRVEVFEGAVKAFFALAGILVEQFVPAGPHLQLYSPKTHSWTDLTHWHYTTMYLFFLLSGIVDIVSHSPLKLPPGLDRLSLSVALFIEGLLFCFRDDSDAALDHHVHSLLAIAVFAGALCALLEVFLRDHIILEIFRTSSFLLQGSWLWQIGFVLSPPWGGPGWDQTDRGNFAFLTVCFCWHYAGVLAVLAANSAASRCCNENCQLKFGDIDVELDCGMCIRKSSKSSGALLPESPSDDK; the protein is encoded by the exons ATGCCAACGACTTTCCTCGGCAGCGCCCTCCGGGGCACTTGCTTcttcatttttggtttttggtggtctGTGCGATACCCACTGAAGTATCTCAGGCGGAAAGCGAATGCGGAGAGCCAGCCGAGCCAAGGGGTCCAGCGTGTAGAAGTCTTCGAAGGGGCAGTCAAAGCTTTCTTTGCTCTAGCAG GGATACTGGTGGAGCAGTTCGTGCCGgccggtccccacctgcagctgtaCAGCCCCAAGACGCACAGCTGGACGGACCTCACCCACTGGCACTACACCACCATgtacctcttcttcctcctctccggCATTGTGGACATCGTCTCACATTCCCCGCTCAAGCTGCCGCCTGGATTAGATCGGCTCTCGCTCTCTGTGGCTCTGTTCATCGAAG GTTTGCTCTTCTGTTTCCGTGACGACAGCGATGCCGCGCTGGACCACCACGTGCATTCCTTGCTGGCCATTGCTGTCTTCGCTGGAGCCCTCTGTGCCCTCCTGGAGGTGTTTCTCCGTGACCACATCATCCTGGAGATCTTCAGGACCAGCTCCTTCCTTCTCCAGGGCTCTTGGCTTTGGCAG ATTGGGTTCGTGCTGTCCCCTCCATGGGGAGGACCGGGCTGGGACCAGACCGACCGCGGCAACTTCGCCTTCCTCACCGTGTGTTTCTGCTGGCACTACGCGGGCGTTCTCGCCGTCCTGGCAGCAAACTCCGCTGCTTCTCGCTG CTGCAACGAGAACTGCCAGCTGAAATTCGGGGACATCGATGTGGAGCTGGACTGTGGCATGTGCATCCGCAAAAGCAGCAAGAGCTCCGGTGCCCTGCTGCCGGAGAGCCCCTCGGACGACAAATGA